From Alloacidobacterium dinghuense:
TTGAGAGCCTTTGCGGTTGCCGGATCAAGCTGCGGCGTGAGCGCCGTCAGCATAGTGTTGAAACGCTCGGGAAGATTGTCGAGCGCTTCGATGGCCAGCTGTGCGAACGGCTTGCGCATATCGGTGAGGTTTTCGCGGGCCGTTGTCAGCGTGGCCGGAAACGACTGGATGCGGGTAACCATGTCTGCCTGTTGCTGCGCGCTGAAAGGTGGCGGAGGCAACAGAAGGATGTAGACGCTGCCGAGGGTCTGGTGGACATAGAACACCGGATTGCGCTGCCATTCACGGTTGATGTTCAGCTCCCAGTTGACGCGCGCGATAGCAGAGCCGAGCAAGCGGTAGTCAACTTGCTCTGCAACCGGAGCGGTGCTCGCAGGCGCCAGGGCTTTCCAGCGGCTTTCGAACTCTGTCAGTTCCTTGCGACGTGCAGCAATGGTCGCAGAAGTCCATTCGATTTTGAGATTGGTGGGGCGGTCAATGCGCGGGATGTCATCGTTGGTGAAAGGCTGCTCGGCAGCACGCCAGGTCCAGAAACTTTGGCTCAGATCAGAGATGCTGTCGGCGCTTGCGAACGTAACAGTGCCGGAAGCAATAGCGGCCAGTAGGAGAACTTTACCAATAGATCCACCACGAGCATTCATCGTCGTCAACCTGAAAGGATTAATAGAGTAAGCGTGCTGTGAACCGGGAATTAGGCCATCGTAGCAACGTCCTTGAAATCCGCAAAGGCGAAAATGAATGGATAGAAGTGGCTTATACCCCGACTGGAAACGGCTTCGGCGAGGACTCTTCGAGGTTCGCGCCAGAACGCCAACGCTCGAAGCGGCCCTGCAGCAGCGAGAGCAATCCCGTGTACCAATAGCCGACAACAAACAGCATCAGGAAGGGTACCGTGAAGTAATTCTCATTGCTGACGGCATACCAGATCGTCACTGCGAAATAGCAACCGATGAGCAATTCAATCCACGGAACGATGCCCAGCCGCTTGCGATACTTCGCCGCCTTCGACTTTTCGCCACGTTTTTCCACCCGGTACTTTGGCGTGCGTTTGAATGAGCTTTTAATGCCCAGCAACGCTTCGAGCACCGCTCTGGTATTGGTGACGGTCAAGCCAATGCCGAGCGACATGAGGAATGGAAGATAGAGAAAGGTTCGATACCACCGGCCTGGGAAAAGCTCTTTCTGCGAAACCAGATAAAACGACGAGATCGAGAAGGTCGACGCCATGAAGAGCGGGAAGTCGATCAGCAGCATCTGAAACCAGCCCTGATAGAAGCGGATCACCATCGCCGGCATCAACAGCGTCGAAAGCACCACCATGAGCGGATAACTGATGTTCGCCGTCAGGTGGTACCAGGCTTCGAGCTTGGTGTGAAAGGGAACCTCGCTCTCGAAGACCTTCGGCAGAATTTTCTTCGAGGTCTGTATCAGCCCTTTGGCCCAACGCGCCTGCTGCGTCTTGAAGGCCGTCATCTCGATCGGAACCTCGGCGGGGCATTCCACATCCTGGAGATACTTGAAGCGCCAGCCCTTCAATTGCGCGCGATAGCTCAGATCGGTGTCTTCCGTCAGCGTGTCGTGCTGCCAGCCCCCCGCTTCGCCGATCGCGCAAGTACGCCACATGCCGGCAGTCCCGTTGAAGTTAAAAAATACGTTGGCGCGCGAACGTCCACCGTGCTCAAGAACAAAATGACCATCGAGTAGGATGGCCTCAACCTGCGTGAGAAAGCTGTAGTCGCGGTTCAGATGCGTCCAGCGCGTCTGAACCATGCCTACCTCCGGCTCGACGAAGTGGTGGATAACCTGCATCAGCCACTCGCGTGGCGGAACAAAGTCGGCGTCAAATATGGCGACGTATTCACCGGTTGCAGTCTTAAGCCCGTGATCGAGCGCTCCAGCCTTGAACCCGTAACGGTCTGTGCGGTGAATGTAGACAATCGGATGGCCCGCAGCCTGATACTGCTCAACGATCTTGAGCGCTACATCCTTCGTCTCGTCAGTCGAATCGTCGAGTACCTGAATCTCGAGCAGCTCACGCGGGTAATCGAGATTGCAGCAGGATTCAATGAGGCGGTCGATGACGAACTGCTCATTGAAAATGGGCAGCTGAACAGTGACACGCGGCAACTTCTCAAAATATTTTGGTGGTTCTTTGGCCGCGTTCTTGCGGTGCTTGTAATACAGATAGACAAGTTGGTAACGATGCAATCCGTAGAATGCCAGAATGATCATCACCAGGAAGTAGGGAATCAGAAGTGCTGTGTCGAAGATGTTCCAGCGATAGAGATGCTCGAAGGTGCGATCGCCGTAGTGCGAGCGGAGATAGTGCGAGAGGCTGTGCTGATTCGCCTGCGCCAGCAAAGCCGGCAAGGAGGCGAAGATGGATTTCATAGGAAGTATCGACAGCAGGGCCGGGCCTCCACGTACCTGAAACGCTAAT
This genomic window contains:
- a CDS encoding cellulose synthase family protein, which translates into the protein MKSIFASLPALLAQANQHSLSHYLRSHYGDRTFEHLYRWNIFDTALLIPYFLVMIILAFYGLHRYQLVYLYYKHRKNAAKEPPKYFEKLPRVTVQLPIFNEQFVIDRLIESCCNLDYPRELLEIQVLDDSTDETKDVALKIVEQYQAAGHPIVYIHRTDRYGFKAGALDHGLKTATGEYVAIFDADFVPPREWLMQVIHHFVEPEVGMVQTRWTHLNRDYSFLTQVEAILLDGHFVLEHGGRSRANVFFNFNGTAGMWRTCAIGEAGGWQHDTLTEDTDLSYRAQLKGWRFKYLQDVECPAEVPIEMTAFKTQQARWAKGLIQTSKKILPKVFESEVPFHTKLEAWYHLTANISYPLMVVLSTLLMPAMVIRFYQGWFQMLLIDFPLFMASTFSISSFYLVSQKELFPGRWYRTFLYLPFLMSLGIGLTVTNTRAVLEALLGIKSSFKRTPKYRVEKRGEKSKAAKYRKRLGIVPWIELLIGCYFAVTIWYAVSNENYFTVPFLMLFVVGYWYTGLLSLLQGRFERWRSGANLEESSPKPFPVGV